From a region of the Impatiens glandulifera chromosome 4, dImpGla2.1, whole genome shotgun sequence genome:
- the LOC124933901 gene encoding calmodulin-7-like, which yields MADQLTDDQISEFKEAFSLFDKDGDGCITTKELGTVMRSLGQNPTEAELQDMINEVDADGNGTIDFPEFLNLMARKMKDTDSEEELKEAFRVFDKDQNGFISAAELRHVMTNLGEKLTDEEVDEMIREADVDGDGQINYEEFVKIMMAK from the exons atgGCGGATCAGCTAACCGATGATCAGATCTCTGAATTCAAAGAGGCTTTCAGCCTATTCGACAAGGATGGAGATG GTTGTATCACTACCAAGGAGCTAGGAACAGTGATGCGATCATTGGGCCAGAATCCAACAGAAGCCGAGCTCCAAGACATGATAAACGAAGTCGACGCAGATGGAAACGGAACAATTGATTTCCCTGAATTCCTCAATCTGATGGCCAGAAAAATGAAGGACACCGACTCCGAAGAGGAATTGAAAGAAGCTTTCAGGGTTTTCGACAAGGATCAGAATGGTTTCATTTCAGCAGCCGAGCTTCGTCATGTCATGACCAATCTAGGTGAAAAACTCACTGACGAGGAAGTTGATGAAATGATCCGCGAAGCTGATGTAGATGGCGATGGACAAATCAATTACGAGGAGTTCGTCAAAATCATGATGGCCAAGTGA